The following proteins come from a genomic window of Malus domestica chromosome 02, GDT2T_hap1:
- the LOC103426598 gene encoding ribosome biogenesis regulatory protein homolog, protein MEIPQQQQQQQQIQVDLGNLMAFDPHHSFPSNPSSREELVKECIAKGTELVQAIANSLFNLPSTEDIDGPIVQLPRPETKLPRQKHLPVPKPPTKWETFAKTKGIKNRKRDKIAYDEPTETWKRRFGYDRANDENSVPIIEAKETDVPGEDPFAKRQEDKKKRVEKQDKNRLQNLKQAAKVGALPSHVQLAATRLPITGTQSTMKKFSKDELGNVAGIAATATASGGKFDKKLPGEKPPKHKGKFRKFLPVVEGKGKHSQEQEQTDKVLNKLISKNSHEIFNVDKAVNMYNVKKDKKRKNKPGMSSSTLKPKKNIQKKPLKKGSSSKGKGK, encoded by the exons ATGGAGATcccgcagcagcagcagcagcagcagcagattCAAGTCGATCTGGGTAATCTCATGGCCTTCGACCCTCATCACAGCTTCCCCTCTAACCCCTCCTCCAg ggAGGAATTAGTGAAGGAATGTATAGCGAAAGGGACTGAGTTGGTTCAAGCTATTGCAAATAGTCTTTTCAACTTACCTTCAACTGAAGATATAGACGGTCCAATTGTGCAATTGCCTCGTCCCGAAACGAAACTGCCAAGACAGAAGCAT CTGCCAGTGCCTAAACCTCCAACGAAATGGGAAACTTTTGCCAAAACAAAAG GTATCAAGAATCGTAAAAGAGACAAGATTGCATATGATGAGCCGACTGAAACTTGGAAACGTCGCTTTGGATATGATCGTGCAAATGATGAGAATAGTGTACCTATCATTGAGGCGAAGGAGACTGATG TGCCAGGGGAAGATCCTTTTGCTAAAAGGCAAGAggataaaaagaaaagagttgaaaaacaAGACAAGAATAGGTTGCAGAACTTGAAGCAAGCTGCAAAAGTTGGTGCTTTACCAAG CCATGTTCAACTGGCTGCCACACGATTGCCCATAACGGGAACCCAGTCTACAATGAAGAAGTTTTCTAAAGATGAACTGGGTAATGTAGCGGGAATTGCAGCAACTGCAACAGCCAGTGGTGGTAAGTTTGACAAGAAATTGCCAGGTGAAAAACCTCCTAAACATAAAGGAAAGTTCCGCAAG TTTTTACCAGTTGTAGAAGGAAAGGGGAAACACTCGCAAGAGCAGGAACAAACAGATAAAGTACTGAACAAGCTAATCTCTAAGAATTCCCATGAGATATTTAACGTTGACAAG GCTGTTAACATGTACAACGTCAAGAAGGACAAGAAGCGAAAGAACAAGCCAGGGATGTCCTCGAGCACGTTAAAACCGAAGAAGAACATCCAAAAGAAGCCATTAAAGAAGGGATCTTCATCGAAAGGAAAGGGAAAGTGA
- the LOC103448233 gene encoding adenine nucleotide transporter BT1, chloroplastic/mitochondrial-like — MDRRRLQATENTNDDVVFSCSSGIRIRRSPLNSTSQSGGLFASVGQVAGGFGITPSPQNSINQTTKLLSSTYMTYMPTPDFGLRISRVDELVEAESLFEVGEAEELLKVNKIKGNGGGLRLKIKVGNASLRRLVSGAVAGVVSRMAVAPLETIRTHLMVGGSGHSSASHVFQSIMETDGWQGLFRGTLVNVIRVAPNKAIELFAYDTVKKHLTRPEEDLKIPIPASSIAGAVAGFSSTLCTYPLELLKTRLTVQKGAYNNFFDAVSKIVQQEGAAGLYRGLTPSLIGVIPYAASNYFAYDALSRAYKKAFKKEEIGNIATLLIGSAAAAISSSATFPLEVARKRMQVGALGGRQYKHILDALSSILASEGISGLYRGLGPSYMKLVPAAGISFMCYEACKRILNENDEEL, encoded by the exons ATGGATAGGAGAAGATTGCAGGCCACTGAAAATACAAACGACGATGTAGTATTCTCTTGTTCTTCCGGGATTAGAATCCGACGCAGTCCTCTAAATAGCACTTCGCAATCCGGTGGACTGTTTGCCAGCGTTGGACAAGTTGCAGGAGGATTTGGTATCACACCAAGTCCACAGAACTCCATAAACCAAACCACAAAGCTTCTGAGCTCCACGTACATGACATACATGCCCACGCCGGACTTCGGGCTGCGAATTAGTAGGGTTGACGAGTTGGTGGAGGCAGAGTCACTGTTCGAGGTTGGAGAAGCAGAAGAGCTGCTGAAAGTCAACAAAATCAAAGGTAATGGTGGTGGTTTGAGGTTGAAAATAAAGGTTGGGAATGCATCACTGAGGAGGCTGGTGAGTGGAGCGGTGGCGGGAGTGGTGTCGCGGATGGCGGTTGCGCCGCTGGAGACGATACGGACGCATTTGATGGTGGGGGGCAGTGGCCACTCCAGTGCTTCTCATGTCTTTCAGTCTATCATGGAAACTGATGGATGGCAGGGCTTGTTCAGGGGTACTTTGGTCAATGTCATCAGGGTTGCTCCAAACAAGGCTATTGAG TTATTTGCTTATGACACGGTGAAGAAGCACTTAACTCGACCCGAAGAAGACCTGAAAATCCCTATCCCGGCTTCATCAATCGCAGGCGCTGTTGCCGGATTTAGCTCAACCTTGTGTACATACCCTCTCGAGTTGTTAAAAACACGATTAACAGTCCAG AAAGGAGCGTACAACAATTTTTTCGACGCAGTTTCGAAAATTGTCCAACAGGAGGGAGCTGCAGGGCTATACAGAGGCCTCACCCCGAGTTTAATCGGCGTAATTCCATACGCTGCCTCCAACTATTTTGCTTACGATGCGCTCTCAAGAGCTTACAAGAAAGCTTTCAAAAAGGAGGAAATCGGAAACATAGCAACTCTTTTGATCGGATCAGCAGCCGCTGCAATTTCGAGCAGTGCAACTTTCCCGCTTGAGGTGGCTCGGAAGAGAATGCAGGTTGGGGCTCTCGGTGGGAGGCAATACAAGCACATACTTGATGCTCTTTCGAGCATACTTGCCAGTGAAGGAATCAGTGGCCTGTACAGAGGGTTGGGGCCGAGCTACATGAAATTGGTCCCTGCTGCTGGGATTTCCTTCATGTGCTACGAGGCTTGCAAGCGGATACTGAATGAGAACGATGAAGAACTCTAA
- the LOC103426600 gene encoding DEAD-box ATP-dependent RNA helicase 52C-like, with protein MTMPWSDSFTESTRNPTRRTLPKYIPRHLRNSEGGGGSYGYGYAPPTESAQYGFRQSYAGGPGRQAGRNGPGRGGGGRGRGRGGARFWAQTPPNPTPDPNPFDNVSEEFDQLKVTEDEGDGNGGINFDAYEDIPVEASGEDIPPPVDTFVEIDLAECLNENIKRCKYVKPTPIQRHAIPIAMAGRDLMACAQTGSGKTAAFCFPIISGVLNNGVGLSPARGVDRGVCPSALILSPTRELAGQIHEEAKKFGYQSGVKIVVAYGGAPISQQLRILDRGCDILVATPGRLVDMIERSRVSLSNIKYLALDEADRMLDMGFEPQIRRIVEQMDMPRSGARQTLLFSATFPDEIQRLAADFLSNYIFLSVGRVGSSTGLITQRVELVEDMDKRNHLMKLLSQQANGAHGKVALTLVFVETKRSADSLENWLRMNRFPAIAIHGDKVQMEREQALRLFKCGKTPILVATDVASRGLDIPHVSHVINFDLPKSIDDYVHRIGRTGRAGNSGLATAFFNAKNQPLAKGLIELMQESNQEVPSWLNEYAEGESQTYSSGGGGGGRNRRSGGSKFGGYDYRRDSQYAHDGYYGPSSYGYGDYSGGMSAAPYNDAAAVPNGYGNYETIVAGGWD; from the exons ATGACAATGCCTTGGTCCGATTCCTTCACCGAGTCAACTCGGAACCCGACTCGCCGAACTCTGCCCAAATATATACCTCGGCATCTCCGAAACAGTGAAGGCGGCGGCGGGTCGTACGGTTACGGCTACGCGCCCCCAACCGAGTCGGCCCAGTACGGCTTTCGGCAAAGCTACGCTGGTGGTCCAGGAAGGCAAGCCGGCCGGAACGGTCCGGGTCGCGGTGGCGGAGGACGAGGTCGCGGACGTGGTGGCGCTCGCTTTTGGGCTCAAACGCCCCCAAACCCGACCCCAGACCCAAACCCGTTTGATAATGTCTCTGAGGAATTTGATCAGCTCAAAGTCACTGAGGACGAAGGCGATGGAAATGGCGGTATCAATTTCGACGCCTACGAAGACATCCCGGTGGAGGCGAGCGGCGAGGACATTCCGCCGCCGGTGGACACGTTTGTCGAGATCGATTTGGCCGAATGCTTGAACGAAAACATCAAGCGGTGCAAGTACGTGAAGCCCACGCCGATTCAGCGCCACGCTATTCCGATAGCCATGGCTGGCCGCGACTTGATGGCCTGTGCTCAGACTGGGTCCGGCAAAACGGCTGCGTTTTGCTTCCCCATTATCAGTGGGGTCTTGAACAACGGTGTGGGGTTGTCGCCGGCTCGCGGCGTGGATCGCGGCGTGTGCCCCTCCGCCCTCATTTTGTCTCCGACGAGAGAGCTGGCTGGTCAG ATTCATGAGGAAGCTAAGAAATTTGGTTATCAGAGTGGGGTGAAGATTGTTGTTGCTTATGGTGGAGCTCCAATTTCTCAGCAG TTACGTATTCTGGATAGAGGTTGTGATATCCTTGTTGCAACTCCCGGTCGCTTGGTGGACATGATTGAGAGGTCACGAGTTTCGCTGAGTAATATCAAGTATTTGGCATTAGATGAGGCTGATAGGATGTTGGACATGGGTTTTGAGCCTCAGATAAGGAGGATTGTCGAACAAATGGACATGCCTCGCTCTGGTGCAAGACAAACGTTGCTTTTCAGTGCTACGTTCCCTGATGAAATACAG AGGCTCGCTGCAGATTTTCTGTCAAACTACATTTTTCTATCTGTTGGAAGAGTTGGATCAAGCACAGGACTCATTACACAAAGAGTTGAACTCGTTGAGGATATGGACAAAAGAAACCATTTGATGAAGCTGCTTAGCCAGCAGGCAAATGGAGCTCATGGAAAG GTTGCTTTAACCTTGGTGTTTGTGGAGACCAAGAGAAGTGCAGATTCTTTAGAAAACTGGTTACGCATGAATCGTTTTCCAGCTATAGCTATACATGGTGATAAAGTGCAAATG GAGAGGGAGCAAGCTTTGAGATTGTTCAAGTGTGGCAAGACCCCAATATTGGTGGCGACAGATGTTGCTTCACGAGGGCTAGACATCCCTCATGTTTCCCATGTCATCAACTTTGATCTGCCAAAAAGCATAGATGACTACGTTCACCGGATTGGACGAACAGGGCGTGCTGGAAATTCAGGTCTTGCAACTGCTTTCTTCAATGCCAAAAACCAGCCACTCGCCAAGGGACTGATCGAACTGATGCAGGAGTCAAACCAGGAGGTTCCAAGCTGGCTGAACGAATATGCTGAGGGCGAATCACAGACATACagcagtggtggtggtggtggtggccggAACAGGAGGTCTGGTGGCAGTAAGTTTGGTGGATATGACTATCGTAGGGACTCTCAATATGCGCATGACGGTTATTACGGTCCAAGCAGCTATGGCTATGGAGATTATTCTGGGGGCATGTCTGCTGCTCCCTATAACGATGCTGCTGCTGTTCCAAACGGCTACGGAAACTATGAAACTATTGTTGCTGGTGGGTGGGATTAG
- the LOC103406728 gene encoding uncharacterized protein has protein sequence MQRQLLKKLSLRPPNGLTQFNQRREMHSRNKKAMELIAKGWSALKEVDRVIDYCELNDRRLIPLLRGAKENFELALEADNSNTHARYWLSKLHLKYHVPGACKAIGAALLVEAADMGDPDAQYELGCRLRVDNEYVHSDQQAFHYIEKAVDQLHPGALYLLGSVYLTGDCVKKDIASAMWCFYRASDKGHPGAAIAFGSLLLRGAEIPESVTKFSSKRGPLARKESVTDPIEMARERFQIAAKAGCDLGLKWLERLEEEEKHLLTGSEMAEQG, from the exons ATGCAGAGGCAGCTGCTGAAGAAGCTCAGTCTCCGACCTCCCAATGGACTCACCCAATTCAATCAGCGG AGAGAGATGCACAGCAGGAACAAGAAGGCGATGGAGTTGATAGCAAAAGGCTGGAGCGCCCTCAAGGAAGTCGACCGAGTCATCGATTACTGCGAGCTCAACGATCGCCGCCTCATCCCTCTTTTACgg GGAGCGAAGGAGAATTTTGAGTTGGCACTGGAGGCTGACAATTCGAATACCCATGCCAGGTATTGGTTGTCCAAATTGCATTTGAAATACCATGTCCCGGGAGCCTGCAAAGCTAT AGGAGCTGCTTTGTTAGTTGAAGCGGCAGATATGGGTGATCCGGATGCACAGTACGAACTGGGTTGTCGTCTTCGAGTTGAT AATGAATACGTCCATTCGGATCAGCAAGCTTTCCATTATATAGAGAAGGCTGTCGACCAG TTGCATCCAGGTGCTCTTTACCTTCTTGGTTCTGTGTATCTGACGGGAGACTGCGTGAAAAAAGATATTGCCTCTGCAATGTGGTGTTTCTATAGGGCATCGGATAAG GGACATCCCGGTGCAGCTATAGCATTTGGATCTCTTCTTCTTAGAG GTGCTGAAATCCCCGAATCCGTGACGAAGTTCTCTTCAAAGAGGGGTCCTTTGGCCAGAAAGGAAAGCGTAACAGATCCCATAGAGATGGCAAGAGAACGATTCCAGATTGCTGCGAAAGCAGGATGTGATCTTGGACTTAAATGGTTGGAAAGACTTGAGGAGGAAGAGAAACATCTTTTGACCGGATCTGAAATGGCTGAACAGGGGTAA
- the LOC103448253 gene encoding probable ethanolamine kinase, with the protein MGAGKNIWNAMEVAEQASHCSTSQIPSSSLSIDPSLPLSDISPLIIELCKDLFSKWSNLENSRFSVETISGGITNLLLKVTVKEENGNTVSVTVRLYGPNTDYVINRERELQAIKYLSVAGFGANLLGVFANGMVQSFINARTLVPSDMRNPKLAANIAKELRRFHEVEIPGSKEPQLWIDMFKFFEKASALEFDDNEKQKVYNTISFSVVHNEMIELKELTSLLNAPVVFAHNDLLSGNIMVNDEEGKLYFIDFEYGSYNYRGFDIGNHFNEYAGYECDYSLLPNKDEQYHFLRHYIQPTNPHEVSDKDLEALYVEANTYMLASHLYWALWGIIQAKFSPINFDYLGYFFLRYNEYKTQKERCFTMARSHLSQSETGLNMNAQ; encoded by the exons ATGGGAGCCGGGAAGAACATCTGGAACGCCATGGAAGTAGCTGAGCAAGCTTCACATTGCTCCACCTCTCAGatcccttcttcttccctctccatcgacccctccctccctctctctgacATCTCGCCTCTCATCAT AGAGCTGTGCAAGGATCTGTTTAGTAAATGGTCAAATTTGGAGAACTCTCGCTTCTCCGTGGAGACGATTTCGGGCGGCATCACAAATCTAC TGCTGAAGGTGACTGTCAAGGAAGAGAATGGAAACACCGTGTCTGTGACAGTTAGGTTGTACGGGCCTAACACGGATTATGTTATCAATAGGGAACGCGAACTGCAG GCAATCAAATACCTCTCGGTTGCAGGATTTGGTGCAAATTTACTGGGAGTTTTTGCGAATGGGATGGTGCAATCTTTTATCAATGCACGTACGTTAGTCCCATCAG ACATGAGAAATCCAAAGCTGGCTGCCAATATTGCCAAGGAACTGCGCAGATTCCATGAAGTGGAAATTCCAGGTTCCAAGGAACCTCAATTGTGGATTGACATGTTCAAGTTCTTTGAGAAAG CATCTGCTCTGGAATTTGACGACAATGAGAAGCAGAAAGTTTATAACACCATTTCATTTAGTGTAGTTCACAATGAAATGATTGAGCTCAAG GAATTGACGAGCCTTTTGAACGCTCCAGTCGTTTTTGCTCACAATGACTTGCTTTCTGGAAATATAATGGTTAATGACGAAGAAG GTAAACTATACTTCATCGATTTTGAGTACGGATCATACAATTATAGAGGCTTTGACATCGGGAATCACTTCAATGAATATGCAGGCTATGAATGCGACTACAGTTT ATTGCCGAATAAGGATGAACAATACCACTTCTTGAGGCATTATATACAACCTACCAATCCACATGAG GTATCAGACAAGGATCTTGAAGCTCTGTATGTTGAGGCAAATACATATATGTTAGCTTCTCACTTGTATTGGGCTCTATGGGGAATAATCCAG GCAAAGTTTTCTCCGATCAATTTCGACTACCTCGGTTATTTCTTCCTGCGATACAATGAATACAAAACGCAGAAGGAAAGATGCTTCACCATGGCAAGATCACATCTCTCGCAATCTGAGACCGGCTTGAACATGAATGCGCAATAA
- the LOC103448263 gene encoding F-box/kelch-repeat protein At1g55270-like: MDTRIQPPLVDTTACLCRVDAGLKSVAGAKKYVPGAKLCLQPDTKSSIHPTRSKPSRGESSRIQSPLLPGLPDDLAVACLVRVPRVEHRKLRLVCKRWFRLLAANFFYSLRRNLGIAEEWIYLIKRDREGKITWHAFDPVCQLWQPLPPVPKEYSAALGFGCAVLGGCHLYLFGGKDPLKGSMRRVIFYNARTNKWHRAPDMLRRRHFFGSCVINNCLYVAGGENEGVNRSLKSAEVYDPNKNRWSFISEMSTAMVPFIGVVYEGKWFLKGLGSHRQVLSEVYQPENDTWNSVYDGMVAGWRNPSASLNSHLYALECKDGCKLRVYDEATDSWSKHIDSKMHLGNSRALEAASLVPLNGKLCIVRNNMSISLVDVSNSSDVHGESAEHLWETIAGKGQFKTLVTNLWSSLAGRGRLKSHIVHCQVLQV; the protein is encoded by the exons ATGGACACAAGAATACAGCCTCCGCTG GTTGATACAACAGCATGCTTATGTAGAGTAGATGCTGGCCTTAAAAGTGTTGCTGGAGCTAAAAAGTATGTCCCTGGGGCAAAGCTCTGTCTTCAACCCGATACTAAATCATCCATTCATCCAACTAGGAGTAAGCCTTCACGTGGTGAGAGTAGCCGCATTCAATCCCCTCTGCTTCCTGGACTCCCAGATGATCTTGCTGTTGCTTGCCTAGTTCGGGTCCCAAGAGTCGAGCATCGCAAGCTCCGCCTGGTTTGCAAAAGATGGTTCCGTCTTTTGGCTGCTAACTTCTTTTACTCGCTCCGTAGGAACCTTGGCATTGCAGAAGAATGGATATATCTAATTaagagagatcgagaagggAAAATCACTTGGCATGCTTTTGATCCCGTGTGCCAGCTCTGGCAACCCCTCCCTCCTGTCCCTAAGGAATATTCTGCAGCCCTAGGGTTTGGTTGTGCTGTACTCGGTGGCTGTCACCTGTATTTATTTGGAGGAAAAGATCCGCTGAAGGGATCAATGAGGCGAGTCATTTTTTATAATGCCAGGACCAATAAATGGCACCGTGCCCCAGATATGCTTCGGAGGCGGCATTTCTTTGGCTCGTGTGTTATAAATAACTGCCTGTATGTTGCCGGCGGGGAGAATGAGGGAGTAAATCGGTCTCTGAAATCAGCTGAAGTCTATGATCCGAACAAGAACAGATGGTCCTTCATTTCGGAGATGAGCACAGCAATGGTTCCCTTCATTGGGGTTGTTTACGAAGGCAAATGGTTCTTGAAGGGTTTAGGGTCTCATCGACAAGTTTTGAGCGAGGTCTACCAACCAGAAAACGACACCTGGAACTCTGTGTATGACGGAATGGTTGCAGGCTGGAGAAATCCTAGTGCTTCTCTAAACAGCCATCTCTATGCTTTGGAATGCAAAGATGGCTGCAAACTTAGAGTCTATGACGAAGCGACGGATTCTTGGAGCAAGCACATTGACAGTAAGATGCATTTGGGTAATTCTAGGGCTTTGGAGGCAGCTTCCCTCGTTCCCCTCAACGGTAAACTTTGCATCGTTCGGAATAACATGAGCATCTCGCTGGTTGATGTTTCGAACTCCAGTGATGTTCACGGGGAAAGTGCCGAGCATCTGTGGGAAACTATAGCAGGTAAAGGGCAGTTCAAGACCTTGGTTACGAATCTGTGGTCAAGCCTTGCCGGCAGGGGCCGCCTTAAAAGTCACATAGTTCACTGCCAGGTTCTTCAAGTTTAG